The proteins below are encoded in one region of Corynebacterium sphenisci DSM 44792:
- the secF gene encoding protein translocase subunit SecF, whose product MAEPTTTGTGAVAPQDSLRGRQAGGVLTRLYTGAGGVDIVGRSRRWFTIAAAVIVIALAAIAIRGFSLGIDFEGGTRMTMPAGQVAEEAAEEVFTDATGVVPEQVQIIGSGEGRVLEITSTRLSEAEIGDAREALFEEFSPVDATGAPSPDTIGDSTVSESWGSSITERMLIAAVVFLVLVFGYITLRFERDMAIAAIAGLLVDGVVILGCYSLTGLQVSPATVIGLLTVLSFSLYDTVVVFDKVEENTAGFAGSTRRSYPELVNLAVNQSIMRSINTTVSTLLPVAALLLIAVWALGVSTLADLAVIQFIGIIEGTFSSIFLAAPILVALKSRQRKYREHATRVAAARAGEDPDAAESAAAAEAAPAAGAPRAGIDPAPGAGESGPLTWRPGGR is encoded by the coding sequence ATGGCCGAGCCCACCACCACCGGGACCGGGGCGGTCGCCCCGCAGGACTCGTTGCGCGGCCGGCAGGCCGGCGGCGTGCTCACCCGCCTCTACACCGGCGCCGGCGGGGTCGACATCGTCGGCCGCTCGCGGCGCTGGTTCACCATCGCCGCCGCGGTGATCGTGATCGCCCTCGCCGCGATCGCGATCCGCGGCTTCAGCCTGGGCATCGACTTCGAGGGCGGCACCCGGATGACCATGCCCGCCGGGCAGGTCGCCGAGGAGGCCGCCGAGGAGGTGTTCACCGACGCCACCGGGGTGGTCCCGGAGCAGGTGCAGATCATCGGCTCCGGGGAGGGCCGGGTGCTGGAGATCACCTCCACCCGGCTCAGCGAGGCCGAGATCGGCGACGCCCGGGAGGCCCTGTTCGAGGAGTTCTCCCCCGTCGACGCCACCGGCGCGCCCAGCCCGGACACCATCGGCGACTCCACCGTCTCCGAATCCTGGGGCAGCTCCATCACCGAGCGGATGCTCATCGCCGCGGTGGTCTTCCTGGTCCTGGTCTTCGGCTACATCACCCTGCGCTTCGAGCGGGATATGGCGATCGCGGCGATCGCGGGCCTGCTCGTCGACGGGGTGGTGATCCTGGGCTGCTACTCGCTCACCGGGCTGCAGGTCTCCCCGGCCACGGTGATCGGCCTGCTCACCGTGCTGTCCTTCTCCCTCTACGACACCGTGGTGGTCTTCGACAAGGTGGAGGAGAACACCGCCGGCTTCGCCGGGTCCACCCGCCGCTCCTACCCGGAGCTGGTGAACCTGGCGGTCAACCAGTCCATCATGCGCTCCATCAACACCACCGTGTCCACCTTGCTGCCGGTGGCCGCGCTGCTGCTCATCGCGGTGTGGGCGCTGGGCGTGTCCACCCTGGCGGACCTGGCGGTGATCCAGTTCATCGGCATCATCGAGGGCACCTTCTCCTCGATCTTCCTCGCCGCGCCGATCCTGGTGGCCCTGAAGTCCCGGCAGCGCAAGTACCGCGAGCACGCCACCCGGGTGGCGGCCGCCCGCGCCGGGGAGGACCCGGACGCCGCGGAATCCGCCGCGGCGGCCGAGGCCGCGCCCGCCGCCGGGGCGCCGCGCGCCGGCATCGACCCGGCCCCGGGCGCGGGCGAGTCCGGACCCCTGACCTGGCGGCCGGGCGGGCGCTGA